One segment of Chelmon rostratus isolate fCheRos1 chromosome 17, fCheRos1.pri, whole genome shotgun sequence DNA contains the following:
- the gjc1 gene encoding gap junction gamma-1 protein isoform X1 — MSWSFLTRLLEEIHNHSTFVGKLWLTVLIVFRIVLTAVGGESIYYDEQSKFVCNSGQPGCENVCYDAFAPLSHVRFWVFQIILVAMPSLMYMGYAVNKIARLEEAKGGGGSAAPRKICFGARQHRGIEETEEDQEDDPMIYEVPEIEPPKRPRDPLQPTPRPKVRHDGRKRIQDEGLMRVYVLQLVTRTVLEAGFLAGQYLLYGFRVTPVFVCSGKPCPHSVDCFVSRPTEKTIFLRIMYGVTVLCLVLNVWEMLHLGIGSICDILRRRRLGGDGAADYVGYPFSWNTPSAPPGYNIVVKPEQMPYTDLSNAKMACKQNRANIAQEEQQQFGSNEDNFPTGGEARVALNKDMIQQAHEQLEAAIQAYSQQHRPQKERKHRFKHGKGGSSGGGSSSNSSSSKSGEGKPSVWI, encoded by the exons ATGAGCTGGAGCTTCCTCACgcggctgctggaggagatcCACAACCACTCCACCTTCGTGGGGAAGCTGTGGCTCACCGTGCTCATCGTCTTCCGCATCGTTCTCACTGCCGTTGGGGGAGAATCCATCTACTACGACGAACAGAGCAAGTTTGTCTGCAACTCGGGCCAGCCGGGCTGCGAGAATGTCTGCTACGACGCCTTCGCCCCTCTGTCTCACGTCCGTTTCTGGGTCTTCCAGATTATCTTGGTGGCGATGCCTTCTCTCATGTACATGGGCTACGCTGTCAACAAGATCGCACGGTTAGAGGAAGCCAAAGGAGGAggtggctctgctgct CCCAGGAAAATCTGCTTTGGCGCACGGCAGCACCGCGGCATCGAGGAGACCGAGGAGGACCAGGAGGATGATCCCATGATCTATGAGGTGCCGGAGATCGAGCCTCCGAAAAGGCCGCGGGATCCACTGCAACCCACGCCCAGACCCAAAGTCCGGCATGATGGCCGCAAGCGTATCCAAGATGAGGGGCTGATGCGGGTCTATGTATTGCAGCTGGTGACTCGCACAGTTCTAGAAGCAGGCTTCCTTGCGGGCCAGTATTTGCTGTATGGGTTCCGTGTGACTCCCGTGTTCGTGTGCTCGGGGAAACCTTGTCCCCACAGCGTTGACTGCTTTGTGTCCCGGCCTACAGAGAAGACCATCTTCCTGCGCATCATGTACGGCGTCACCGTCCTTTGTCTCGTGCTCAATGTTTGGGAGATGCTCCACTTGGGGATCGGCTCCATCTGTGACATTCTTCGCCGTCGGCGCT TGGGTGGAGACGGGGCTGCAGATTACGTGGGTTACCCCTTCTCCTGGAACACCCCGTCGGCTCCACCTGGCTACAACATTGTGGTAAAGCCAGAGCAGATGCCCTACACGGACCTCAGCAACGCTAAGATGGCATGCAAGCAGAACCGGGCGAACATCGCccaagaggagcagcagcaatTTGGCAGCAATGAGGACAACTTCCCCACTGGAGGGGAGGCCCGCGTGGCTTTGAACAAAGACATGATCCAGCAAGCTCACGAGCAGCTGGAGGCGGCCATCCAGGCCTACAGTCAGCAGCACCGG CCTCAGAAAGAGCGCAAGCATAGATTCAAGCACGGGAAaggaggcagcagtggaggaggcagcagcagcaacagcagcagcagcaaatcagGAGAGGGCAAGCCCTCTGTATGGATTTAA
- the gjc1 gene encoding gap junction gamma-1 protein isoform X2, which yields MSWSFLTRLLEEIHNHSTFVGKLWLTVLIVFRIVLTAVGGESIYYDEQSKFVCNSGQPGCENVCYDAFAPLSHVRFWVFQIILVAMPSLMYMGYAVNKIARLEEAKGGGGSAAVRTGGGGYTHRKPRKICFGARQHRGIEETEEDQEDDPMIYEVPEIEPPKRPRDPLQPTPRPKVRHDGRKRIQDEGLMRVYVLQLVTRTVLEAGFLAGQYLLYGFRVTPVFVCSGKPCPHSVDCFVSRPTEKTIFLRIMYGVTVLCLVLNVWEMLHLGIGSICDILRRRRCPPQEDEYQLGLLGTNGGVEGSVGGTGPEAGSEGGVGGDGAADYVGYPFSWNTPSAPPGYNIVVKPEQMPYTDLSNAKMACKQNRANIAQEEQQQFGSNEDNFPTGGEARVALNKDMIQQAHEQLEAAIQAYSQQHRAEGQLGDNQDDKPQSNIIQAQPQPQPQKERKHRFKHGKGGSSGGGSSSNSSSSKSGEGKPSVWI from the coding sequence ATGAGCTGGAGCTTCCTCACgcggctgctggaggagatcCACAACCACTCCACCTTCGTGGGGAAGCTGTGGCTCACCGTGCTCATCGTCTTCCGCATCGTTCTCACTGCCGTTGGGGGAGAATCCATCTACTACGACGAACAGAGCAAGTTTGTCTGCAACTCGGGCCAGCCGGGCTGCGAGAATGTCTGCTACGACGCCTTCGCCCCTCTGTCTCACGTCCGTTTCTGGGTCTTCCAGATTATCTTGGTGGCGATGCCTTCTCTCATGTACATGGGCTACGCTGTCAACAAGATCGCACGGTTAGAGGAAGCCAAAGGAGGAggtggctctgctgctgttagAACAGGAGGAGGGGGCTACACGCACAGGAAGCCCAGGAAAATCTGCTTTGGCGCACGGCAGCACCGCGGCATCGAGGAGACCGAGGAGGACCAGGAGGATGATCCCATGATCTATGAGGTGCCGGAGATCGAGCCTCCGAAAAGGCCGCGGGATCCACTGCAACCCACGCCCAGACCCAAAGTCCGGCATGATGGCCGCAAGCGTATCCAAGATGAGGGGCTGATGCGGGTCTATGTATTGCAGCTGGTGACTCGCACAGTTCTAGAAGCAGGCTTCCTTGCGGGCCAGTATTTGCTGTATGGGTTCCGTGTGACTCCCGTGTTCGTGTGCTCGGGGAAACCTTGTCCCCACAGCGTTGACTGCTTTGTGTCCCGGCCTACAGAGAAGACCATCTTCCTGCGCATCATGTACGGCGTCACCGTCCTTTGTCTCGTGCTCAATGTTTGGGAGATGCTCCACTTGGGGATCGGCTCCATCTGTGACATTCTTCGCCGTCGGCGCTGCCCTCCTCAGGAGGATGAGTACCAGTTGGGCTTGCTGGGCACCAACGGGGGTGTGGAGGGTTCAGTAGGGGGGACAGGGCCTGAGGCAGGGTCTGAGGGAGGAGTGGGTGGAGACGGGGCTGCAGATTACGTGGGTTACCCCTTCTCCTGGAACACCCCGTCGGCTCCACCTGGCTACAACATTGTGGTAAAGCCAGAGCAGATGCCCTACACGGACCTCAGCAACGCTAAGATGGCATGCAAGCAGAACCGGGCGAACATCGCccaagaggagcagcagcaatTTGGCAGCAATGAGGACAACTTCCCCACTGGAGGGGAGGCCCGCGTGGCTTTGAACAAAGACATGATCCAGCAAGCTCACGAGCAGCTGGAGGCGGCCATCCAGGCCTACAGTCAGCAGCACCGGGCAGAGGGGCAGCTTGGGGACAACCAGGACGACAAGCCCCAAAGCAATATCATCCAGGCCCAACCGCAGCCACAGCCTCAGAAAGAGCGCAAGCATAGATTCAAGCACGGGAAaggaggcagcagtggaggaggcagcagcagcaacagcagcagcagcaaatcagGAGAGGGCAAGCCCTCTGTATGGATTTAA